The Streptomyces sp. Alt3 genome has a segment encoding these proteins:
- a CDS encoding GntR family transcriptional regulator, which translates to MLSAGLPQGTVPKLERPGPLRERVYEALLELITTRALRPGQHLVESELAGHLGVSRQPVREALQRLNTEGWVDLRPAQGAFVHEPTEDEADQLLSVRTLLEAEAARLAAAHSGRPGIEALEELCSQGERAVAADDVDLAVATNAAFHAKVMELAGNVVLSELAAQVDRRVRWYYTPVARQRGTRSWIEHRELIAAIAARDEQRATEIMRTHTEHTRQTYHEREQS; encoded by the coding sequence ATGTTGTCCGCAGGACTGCCGCAAGGAACTGTGCCGAAGCTGGAGCGGCCGGGGCCGTTGCGCGAGCGCGTCTACGAGGCGCTCCTCGAGCTGATCACCACGCGTGCCCTCCGTCCCGGCCAGCACCTGGTCGAGAGCGAACTGGCAGGGCACCTCGGGGTGTCGCGGCAGCCGGTCCGCGAGGCGCTCCAGCGGCTGAACACCGAGGGCTGGGTCGATCTGCGCCCCGCGCAGGGCGCGTTCGTCCACGAACCCACCGAGGACGAGGCGGACCAGCTGCTCTCGGTCCGCACCCTGCTGGAGGCCGAGGCCGCCCGGCTCGCCGCCGCCCATTCCGGGCGGCCGGGCATCGAGGCGCTGGAGGAGCTGTGCTCGCAGGGCGAGCGAGCCGTCGCCGCCGACGACGTGGACCTCGCCGTCGCCACGAACGCCGCGTTCCACGCCAAGGTCATGGAGCTGGCCGGCAACGTCGTGCTGTCCGAGCTGGCCGCCCAGGTGGACCGGCGGGTGCGCTGGTACTACACACCGGTGGCCAGGCAGCGCGGCACCCGGTCCTGGATCGAGCACCGTGAGCTGATCGCGGCGATCGCGGCCAGGGACGAGCAGCGGGCGACCGAGATCATGCGGACGCACACCGAGCACACGCGCCAGACCTATCACGAACGCGAACAGTCCTGA
- a CDS encoding beta-ketoacyl-ACP synthase III: MTGSRVVALGHYQPAKVLTNQDLAAMVDTSDEWITSRVGIRTRHVGGPDEPVDELAAHAAAKALASAGLQPSDIDMVLVATSTAIDRSPSMSARVAARLGMGSPAVMDINVVCSGFTHALATADHAIRAGAATRALVIGADKMGDIVDWTDRSTCVLMGDGAGAAVVTADPDGGDRPGIGPVLWGSVPEMGNAVRIEGTPPRFAQEGQSVYRWATTQLPPIARKVCERAGVTPEDLAAVVLHQANLRIIEPVARKIGAVNAVIARDVVDSGNTSAASIPMALSKLVERGEVESGAPALLFGFGGNLSYAGQVIRCP, translated from the coding sequence ATGACCGGCTCACGTGTCGTGGCGCTCGGCCACTACCAGCCTGCCAAGGTCCTCACCAATCAGGACCTGGCGGCCATGGTCGACACCAGTGACGAGTGGATCACCAGCCGTGTCGGCATCAGGACCCGGCACGTGGGCGGCCCCGACGAACCGGTGGACGAACTGGCGGCACACGCCGCGGCCAAGGCGCTCGCGTCGGCCGGCCTGCAGCCCTCGGACATCGACATGGTCCTCGTCGCCACCTCCACGGCGATCGACCGCTCGCCGAGCATGTCCGCCCGGGTCGCCGCGCGTCTGGGTATGGGATCTCCGGCCGTGATGGACATCAACGTGGTCTGCTCGGGGTTCACCCACGCGCTGGCCACCGCCGACCACGCCATCCGTGCCGGAGCGGCCACCCGGGCCCTCGTCATCGGCGCCGACAAGATGGGCGACATCGTCGACTGGACGGACCGCTCCACCTGCGTCCTGATGGGGGACGGCGCGGGGGCCGCGGTCGTCACCGCCGACCCCGACGGAGGTGACAGGCCGGGGATCGGCCCCGTCCTGTGGGGTTCGGTGCCCGAGATGGGCAACGCCGTCCGGATCGAGGGCACGCCCCCGCGGTTCGCGCAGGAGGGGCAGTCCGTCTACCGCTGGGCCACCACCCAGCTGCCGCCGATCGCCCGCAAGGTGTGCGAGCGGGCCGGTGTCACGCCCGAGGACCTCGCGGCCGTGGTGCTGCACCAGGCCAACCTGAGGATCATCGAACCCGTCGCCCGGAAGATCGGCGCGGTCAACGCGGTCATCGCCCGGGACGTCGTGGACTCCGGCAACACCTCGGCCGCGTCCATCCCGATGGCGCTGTCCAAGCTGGTGGAGCGGGGCGAGGTCGAGAGCGGCGCTCCGGCCCTGCTGTTCGGCTTCGGCGGGAATCTTTCCTACGCGGGTCAGGTGATCCGCTGCCCCTGA